The Gopherus evgoodei ecotype Sinaloan lineage chromosome 11, rGopEvg1_v1.p, whole genome shotgun sequence nucleotide sequence ATATGGCAGCTCTCTTTTTAATCTCCAAAAAAGCATATTACAAATTGTTTCATTAAGCGATTAGGCCTGAGTCTCTTTTCACTAGCACAAATTGTATATCAAGAGGAATACCATTGAAATTGATGGTGTAACACCAGTTTTTCATCAGGGTAAGTGAGATGGGAATCAGGCCCAGTGAGTGTTTACATTCATGAAGGCTGGGTTTCTGTGGAGACTGCAGGAGTTAATGCACCCCAGCCCCTATTCtccccttaggctcctttgacaaTCTCAGCCTACATCTGTTGCATAGGAGGTATTGTTATCTTTAAGGTTGTAGTCATTTCCACTGGAACCTCCTCTTTTCCATGGCTAGTGCCTTTCTGAAATTTCAGTCTTttggtctgaaattttccatgcttggttTCTGTTCCAAGGGtgaccttttttttctttttttaatttgagcaGAATCTGTGTGGCCATCTTTGAGTGATAGGAGAGTGGGGGGAAATACACATTTCCCAATGTAAAGTAAGTTCTTATTTTCCGTACAGTAGTGtcttaaggccccagtcctgatcaGGGCTCTATTGCTCTTGACATTGTATAAATATACagtcagagacagtccctgcccaaatcTAAagtcctgatcttgcaaacacgtctgcatgtgcttaactttctaTAAGTGAGTATGTAGTGAGGAGTCCTGCTAAAGTCAGCAGGACCATTCATATGTgcaaatttaagcacatgcataagtattcacagaattggggcctaaatggacaagacagacaaagtgaAGCAGAATAATGACTTGCACAAGGCTGCGGTCAAGCAGGGAAGTCAACACACAACGTGAGTCCCATATGTTGCTTCAACCACAATACCATTCTTCTTCTCTAATTTTAAAGATATATATACACTGCAGGATCTATTTAGTCAAACATGAGATTAgggcattaattattattattattattattattattaagcatgCATTCACATAATTTCTaaagcctctccattttgttcCTAGGACTTAAATATATCTTGAATAGTAACTAAAACAGATGAATTTTGtaacttgttttcttttgtaatatCTCTTTTAAGGCACAGAGGTTGCTTGCTCACAGAAGACCCAAGAAATCATTTTTTGAGACTTTCATCAGAAGCCTCATTATTTTGTGCGTGGCAATAGCAGTTGTCCTGTCATCAGTTTCAGTTTGCGATGGCCACTGGCTTTTTGCAAAAGGACAGTTGTTTGGACTGTGGCACTTCTGCACCGTAGGCAACAGTACCATATTGAAATGTGTCACTGATCTGAATCAGGCCAGTGTGGAAGGGATTAATTTTGGAATGATTCTTGCAAGAAGTGTGGTGTCTCTTGCTGTGGTTGTAGCAATATTTGGCCTGGAACTTCTGATGGTCTCCCAAGTCTGTGAAGACACTAATTCAAGACGAAAATGGTCAATGGGATCAATCCTTATTCTTCTCTCATTTCTCCTGTCCTCCAGTGGAGTCCTGAGTTTTTTAATCCTCCTGAAGGACTACATTACCTTCATGGGCTTCACACTGACCTTTTGGTGTGAGTTCATTGCTGCCTGCCTTTTCTTCCTTAATGGAATGAGCGGACTTCACATTAACAACATAACATACCCATGGAACAGAGCAAGAAAATTCTAGAACTGGTGGAAGTATTCTGCTTTTGTGTCATCAGTTTTGCCAGTTAGACTGGAAAAATCAGTCAAATGAAATTGGGAAAGGACATCAGGTTTTTAAAGTCATTTGCAAAGAGAAAAGGTTTGAGATAGTCTGAGAATTTCGTAGGATGTACCCACAGTTCACTGAGGATGGCTGCAGGGGAAAAATTAAGACCTGCTctagttttaaatgaaattttctgCAGTAGTAGATGACAAAATAAGGAAAGActcctattttgttttaaatttaaaaaaagcatctGAAGTGTGTTATGGAGAGAAGACCTGAAAATTGCAATCTACACCAGTTGTTTTAAAGTACTGGTGTCAAACACTCTGTGTGGTGCTTTTGGATTTAGTATTGCTTTTTCTCTCCCTATCTTCAGTTGCTCTTCTTGAGTATAGGAACAGAGTGTGAGGAGGAATGTATGCCCAGCATGTTCAGCCTGCCCGATGGAGCTTCATTTCAAATTGGACAGACTATTTATGTCTGGTCACATTTATTAGCATGGCATATTGAAAATCTTTATCAGGGTTTCACACCCCATCATTCTCTTCACAAGACATGAGTGAAACAGGTCTGAATCAATGTTAATTGATGTTTTCCAACTGTCACTCGTGTCCCCTATAACTATCCCTTCCATATATAATATATTAGAGGTTTGGGGTATGTACATCCACTATGATTAGGATATAGGGTTAGAGTCTCATTTTGTCTCCAGCCCCTATCAGCACAGAGGGACTGGATTGTGGATATACATGGCCTGCAGATAAGGTGAGCagacagcagatgtgaaaaatcgggacgggggctggaggtaataggagcctatataagaaaaagacccaaaaattgggattgtccctataaaattgggacatctggtcaccctgccagcAGAGAATTCCATGAGGAAAAGGGAACTAACCACTGGCATAAAGCCAGCAGTGCCTGCTCCTGCACCAGCCACCCTATTCCAGCCTCTTCTGGTGTAGGCGCTCATGGGATACTTTAGTAAAGGCCAGTGCAGACGGACTCAGAATCAGGGAGCTCTAACTGGCTCCCTAATATCCCCACAGGGGTGACTTTGGCCCACAGGGTTAATTAAAGTTCAGCCTTGCTATTTCTGATCATTCATTTGTCCATTCTCCTTTCACTTCACTCTCAGGACAAGCATGTCTGAGAGTGTTAAGCTAGCTGATGTGATTTACTCCACCATGGTGACCCTTCACCCTGCCTTTTACCATAGACGGTCAAAATTATTCTGGTTGCACAATACCAATAATTCCCAGTGAGTCAACGAGAATTACTGCACCCATGTAGCTAGAGAAATAAACTCATTCACTTTGCCATGTAGAGGCTCTTCTGTGATGAGAAAGAAAATCTGTAGACCTGACAATTTAGACAGAATGATTTCCCCTTGTGATTTAAAATAAGgaaacataaaaaaataaacttcCCCGAAAATGAGGTAACCAGAGGGGCTGATTCTGCATTCACTGAGTGCTggcgtaaatcaggagtaactccattgaagtcagtgaaattgCTGGTGTGATGGAGACCAAAATGCCAGGCTTAAGATCTCTAATTAAAAAGATGCATACGTTAATTACAGCTTTAAAAGTTGTTGATGTAGTAAAATTAGTCAAGCTGTTGACAGTCTAGTCAAGTTCCTGCATGGCTGGCAGAAGCAGAATACAAGCATCTGAATTTAGTGCTTGGAGCATTGCTCCAAATTCTTTTCAATATCCTTCCTGTTCAAAGGAGAACACTCCATTGACAATGGAATAAAACATTTAGAAAGTGTTTCACAGCATCTGATAAAATCTATTTTATGTCttctgcaaagattttttttatttctataaagaaaaatatttaaacatgCTCCCTCTTCATAGTTATATTGAATCAATAATTCTTGAGCAAGGCATTTAATCTCCTGTACTACACCAGTTTCTAAAACACACTCTTCCACCCAGTGCAAACACACCAGTATAGTTTGTAGAATAAATGAACTGGAAAGAGAATGCTACTCACGTGAGCCATGAATAAATGTCATCCTTTGTGCAAATCTGTTCTGTAAAGCCAAGAATCATAAGCACTGACTACATATATTTTGTAATCTTGTACAATGCTTTTAAACTGACCGCTCATTTTCTAATGAGGAAATATtctcatattttctttttaagagaTGTCAACTTTCACAGAATAAACTCCTAAACCTTTTTGTGTTCCTTATCAGTATAGCGGGAGTGAGTTTTCAGTCCAGATCTAGATA carries:
- the TMEM37 gene encoding voltage-dependent calcium channel gamma-like subunit, encoding MTAIAVQAQRLLAHRRPKKSFFETFIRSLIILCVAIAVVLSSVSVCDGHWLFAKGQLFGLWHFCTVGNSTILKCVTDLNQASVEGINFGMILARSVVSLAVVVAIFGLELLMVSQVCEDTNSRRKWSMGSILILLSFLLSSSGVLSFLILLKDYITFMGFTLTFWCEFIAACLFFLNGMSGLHINNITYPWNRARKF